In Pseudophryne corroboree isolate aPseCor3 chromosome 3, aPseCor3.hap2, whole genome shotgun sequence, a genomic segment contains:
- the LOC135055241 gene encoding myb-related transcription factor, partner of profilin-like isoform X2, translating into MMSQSEVSVVEEVSEREEVSEREEVSEVEVVSEEEGEVAAAASSNSDSDGAVAPQPRTTTKMGRNVKFSYAENMALVRELMRHHQQLFGHDAAKVSSRRKTVLWGKVVAAVNSEGVVRRTEDTCRKRFYDIKRCVKAKMSKEAKSARQTRGGHPFRASYRDWEEPVCTLIPPEVVGANHVRVSDRPRQDVRKRSSTARPHPTLPRDADAGDAANPPPLRRPSQGSDPQHRRPTKRRRLEAESPAASSPPQRRISIVSALPPQAILASPESEDPQSPQLSEPPIMAEDAQQESDQQDTYTLHLQAIDPTQTTTPQDIPQPPQTSHSPQLSPTPPQQQMAPEFWSSWATQQAQHYACLNTHTQYLTQSELRQTDSSGWQNCEFNGADEGRQHPNASQSATHG; encoded by the exons atgatgtcccagtcagaggtgagtgtggtggaggaggtgagtgagagggaggaggtgagtgagagggaggaggtgagtgaggtggaggtggttagtgaggaggagggggaggttgctgctgcggcctccagtaatagtgacagtgatggtgctgtggctccgcagccacgcaccactacaaagatgggccgcaatgttaaattcagctacgctgaaaatatggctttggtgcgggagctgatgaggcatcatcagcagctgtttggccatgatgctgcaaaggtgtcgtcacgcaggaagactgttctgtgggggaaggttgttgcggctgtgaatagtgagggtgtggtgaggcggaccgaggacacgtgtcgtaagcgattctacgacatcaagcgctgtgtcaaggctaagatgtcgaaggaggctaaatcagcccgccaaacaaggggtggacaccccttccgagcgtcctatcgggattgggaggagcctgtgtgtactctgattccgccagaagtggttggtgcgaatcATGTCCGggtttcggatcggccaaggcaggatg tacgaaagagaagcagcacagccaggccacatcccacactgccaagagatgcagatgctggcgatgcag caaacccccctccactaaggcgcccatcacagggctcggatcctcaacataggaggccaaccaagagacgccgtcttgaggctgaatcaccagcagcatcctcaccaccccaacggcgcatctccatagtgtcggccctgccaccacaagccattttggcaaGCCCAGAAAGCGAGGAtcctcaatcccctcagctgtctg aaccacccatcatggccgaggatgcccagcaggaaagtgaccagcaggatacctacacactacacctgcaagccatagatcctacccagacaaccacgccgcaggacataccccaaccaccccaaacatcccacagcccccaattgagcccaacaccaccccagcaacaaatggcccccgagttttggagcagttgggccacacaacaggcgcaacactatgcgtgcctgaacacccacacccaataccttactcagtcggaactcaggcagactgatag
- the LOC135055241 gene encoding uncharacterized protein LOC135055241 isoform X3 — translation MMSQSEVSVVEEVSEREEVSEREEVSEVEVVSEEEGEVAAAASSNSDSDGAVAPQPRTTTKMGRNVKFSYAENMALVRELMRHHQQLFGHDAAKVSSRRKTVLWGKVVAAVNSEGVVRRTEDTCRKRFYDIKRCVKAKMSKEAKSARQTRGGHPFRASYRDWEEPVCTLIPPEVVGANHVRVSDRPRQDVRKRSSTARPHPTLPRDADAGDAEPPIMAEDAQQESDQQDTYTLHLQAIDPTQTTTPQDIPQPPQTSHSPQLSPTPPQQQMAPEFWSSWATQQAQHYACLNTHTQYLTQSELRQTDSSGWQNCEFNGADEGRQHPNASQSATHG, via the exons atgatgtcccagtcagaggtgagtgtggtggaggaggtgagtgagagggaggaggtgagtgagagggaggaggtgagtgaggtggaggtggttagtgaggaggagggggaggttgctgctgcggcctccagtaatagtgacagtgatggtgctgtggctccgcagccacgcaccactacaaagatgggccgcaatgttaaattcagctacgctgaaaatatggctttggtgcgggagctgatgaggcatcatcagcagctgtttggccatgatgctgcaaaggtgtcgtcacgcaggaagactgttctgtgggggaaggttgttgcggctgtgaatagtgagggtgtggtgaggcggaccgaggacacgtgtcgtaagcgattctacgacatcaagcgctgtgtcaaggctaagatgtcgaaggaggctaaatcagcccgccaaacaaggggtggacaccccttccgagcgtcctatcgggattgggaggagcctgtgtgtactctgattccgccagaagtggttggtgcgaatcATGTCCGggtttcggatcggccaaggcaggatg tacgaaagagaagcagcacagccaggccacatcccacactgccaagagatgcagatgctggcgatgcag aaccacccatcatggccgaggatgcccagcaggaaagtgaccagcaggatacctacacactacacctgcaagccatagatcctacccagacaaccacgccgcaggacataccccaaccaccccaaacatcccacagcccccaattgagcccaacaccaccccagcaacaaatggcccccgagttttggagcagttgggccacacaacaggcgcaacactatgcgtgcctgaacacccacacccaataccttactcagtcggaactcaggcagactgatag
- the LOC135055241 gene encoding myb-related transcription factor, partner of profilin-like isoform X1 — translation MMSQSEVSVVEEVSEREEVSEREEVSEVEVVSEEEGEVAAAASSNSDSDGAVAPQPRTTTKMGRNVKFSYAENMALVRELMRHHQQLFGHDAAKVSSRRKTVLWGKVVAAVNSEGVVRRTEDTCRKRFYDIKRCVKAKMSKEAKSARQTRGGHPFRASYRDWEEPVCTLIPPEVVGANHVRVSDRPRQDVRKRSSTARPHPTLPRDADAGDAGSSSANPPPLRRPSQGSDPQHRRPTKRRRLEAESPAASSPPQRRISIVSALPPQAILASPESEDPQSPQLSEPPIMAEDAQQESDQQDTYTLHLQAIDPTQTTTPQDIPQPPQTSHSPQLSPTPPQQQMAPEFWSSWATQQAQHYACLNTHTQYLTQSELRQTDSSGWQNCEFNGADEGRQHPNASQSATHG, via the exons atgatgtcccagtcagaggtgagtgtggtggaggaggtgagtgagagggaggaggtgagtgagagggaggaggtgagtgaggtggaggtggttagtgaggaggagggggaggttgctgctgcggcctccagtaatagtgacagtgatggtgctgtggctccgcagccacgcaccactacaaagatgggccgcaatgttaaattcagctacgctgaaaatatggctttggtgcgggagctgatgaggcatcatcagcagctgtttggccatgatgctgcaaaggtgtcgtcacgcaggaagactgttctgtgggggaaggttgttgcggctgtgaatagtgagggtgtggtgaggcggaccgaggacacgtgtcgtaagcgattctacgacatcaagcgctgtgtcaaggctaagatgtcgaaggaggctaaatcagcccgccaaacaaggggtggacaccccttccgagcgtcctatcgggattgggaggagcctgtgtgtactctgattccgccagaagtggttggtgcgaatcATGTCCGggtttcggatcggccaaggcaggatg tacgaaagagaagcagcacagccaggccacatcccacactgccaagagatgcagatgctggcgatgcag gttcttcttcagcaaacccccctccactaaggcgcccatcacagggctcggatcctcaacataggaggccaaccaagagacgccgtcttgaggctgaatcaccagcagcatcctcaccaccccaacggcgcatctccatagtgtcggccctgccaccacaagccattttggcaaGCCCAGAAAGCGAGGAtcctcaatcccctcagctgtctg aaccacccatcatggccgaggatgcccagcaggaaagtgaccagcaggatacctacacactacacctgcaagccatagatcctacccagacaaccacgccgcaggacataccccaaccaccccaaacatcccacagcccccaattgagcccaacaccaccccagcaacaaatggcccccgagttttggagcagttgggccacacaacaggcgcaacactatgcgtgcctgaacacccacacccaataccttactcagtcggaactcaggcagactgatag